The sequence below is a genomic window from Anopheles cruzii chromosome 3, idAnoCruzAS_RS32_06, whole genome shotgun sequence.
GAAAGCAACTTGCCGGGTCCAATGGCGGTCGTAAACATTGTGTATTTTTCGCCGGGCTCGACTGTCAAAGGGGCTGTCAAAGTGCGTAGCTACGATCCGACAAGGAAATTGATCCGACAGCAAATTTCGTTTGCAGCAGCGCTTCACAGGTTTGCAAAATATTACCATTCGCCATTGGCATCGAAAAATAACCTTGCGTCTGATTGCTCCATTTTGCAGAGAATTTACAATGGCTTCGCTGGCAAACAAAGGATCTTCGTTGGTTTCGAGTGAGTATGATACGCCGCGCATCACTTCCGACCGATGCTGGCGATAAACTTAGCCAAAAGGGTTACATAATTTTTCCATAATCATAACCGGCAATAACGCTCCTATTCCGATACGCAGCCCTCATGGCCCAGGCTCGTCCGAAGCTGAACGTGTTCATGAAGTACGCCAAAGTCGAGCTGACGCCTCCGTCCCCTGGCGACATCCCTGCCATCCGTGACGGCATTGCTCGCATCGTGTCGGGAGCGCGTACCGGAGCCTGGAAGAATCTGACCGTTCGCGAAGCCTGGCTGAACACGCTGATCACGATGGAAGTGTGCTTCTGGTTCTACGCCGGCGAGTGCATCGGCAAACGCCACCTGGTCGGCTACGAGGTCTAAACGGCGTAGCGCCCATTTTGTAACCGGAACGTAGAGAGAGCACCTTCCGAGCGAGAATGTCAACATCAATTCCTGAATAATGCAACAGCAGTACTCTTAAACGAAAACACTAGAACAAGCATTTTATTCAGTTATCCACACTGGCGAGACTGTGTTTGTGCGAAAAGCTGCGGATGTAAGAACTCCAGTCGGGGATTATGTTCGCGTTGGGCAGAAGCTCCCAATTCGGGGAAGGTTTGTCGGTCGACAGCCAATTGAAGTCGTCTAGCACGTTCCAATTGTTACTGGAAAGGTCCAGTCCGGATTGCTTAAAATCCTCCTCGATGCCCTGGTAATGGTAGTTGTATTTGGCCACTCGTATGCCCTTACAATCCTCAATGATTGCACGGGACGTGACGTTCAGATACAGGTCGCAGGTGCGGGACCGGTGGCAGCGCAACTGTTGACAGGCAACGACAAACTTGCATTCGACACAATCGTCGAGAAATATCGATCTTGCCGTTGGGCCGCATATGACCAGACAGTTTTCCAGTTGCGCAAACTGCAGCGACCCCGGGTGGCCTGCGATGCGAATAAGACAGTTTTTCAGTCTGGATGCCGTCACCGTCTGATCGTTCACCAGCGCAACCGGAAGTTCAATGCATTGGTTCGTTCGGCTAGAAAACGTCCACTTGATGTGATCCTCGCAGGAACTTCCCACAGACTGTTTCGATTGCTTGTCCTCGCTGCCGATGCCTTCTTTTTCGTTGAtcatttttacaattttcttcgtcTTGAAGCCAAACTTTTTCTTCGGCATCAACTCGTTGCGCAGTGTGTCCAACTGTTTACCCAGCTCGTTGATCGTGTTCTGGCAAACTTTGATATGGTACTCGTTCAGGAAGAAGGTCGATGACGAAAGGTATCGCTGCAGATCGTAAATGTCGTTCTGAGTGTCGGCAAACATTTCCGCCTTCCGGTCACTGCCGGCGATCGATGCCAGTGTGTTGCGAATCTGTGCCGCCTTTTCCTCGAACGAGGTCTCAAAATACTGCAGCGCTTCAGTGCATTCCGAGTCTTTCTGTCGTTCCAGTTTCGCTGCTTGGATTTGCACCTCGCGCTCTTTGTGCCTGCGGTTAAGAATTTCGGTAATTTTCTCCTTCCCGACGAGCATCCCATTATCGATTAAATCGTCCATCGCGCCACTGCCGTTGGGCTATTGATCGGTCTTCTTCTTCAAGTAGATTGGTTCGTCCTTACTCGCGTCCTCAAGCTTCTTCATGAACAGTGCTTTCTTACTTTTTTCTTCCGCGTTCGTAGAGTAGCGCagttgtttcaatttgtctTCGCTCGGTTTGGTCAGTTCCAGCAGCACGTATCCGAGACCACCAAAAACGACTAAGTAGGCTGCGGATTTGATCCAAACGTACATTGCTTACTGATTGTGATTCTTGGTGTTCTTCGTATGCTGCTCTTGCTGCCAGATACTTTCGTCGTACGCTCGGATGGCCTTGTCGCCGCTAAAGGTTTCCCCAATCTGATAGTACGCTTCCAGCACGCTCGGGTAGTTCTCCTTGATGTAGTATCGGAATTCTGTTTAGGATAATGGGGACCAAATGCATTATTGCCGCCTGGACCATCCCAACGAGGATGGTTTTCCTCCCACACTCACCTCGGTTCGTGTTCAATCGGTACCAGCCCGCGTACGAAAAGCCAAATAGAACAGCCTCAATTACGAACAACGTTTTGGCGAagtttttgattattttcttgTACCCAGGACGGGCCTTTTTCTCAAGCATATTAGATAACAGACCAGGTTTTAGAATGTCTACACTCGCTGGCCATCTGTTTTGTTTAAAGAAAGTTGTGTGAAAGCCATCAATTTCGGCGATgaatcatgatgatgatgatgataatgacaGTTTTCTGACGTCTCCCGTAGATCTAGATCAACGCTGGGAGGAGATCTAGAAATCTGAGATCTAGATCGAATTATTCGCAGCCTCAGTAAAAAATTcgcagaaataataataatagaaaaaataaaaaaaataataataaagtaaaaaagcaagtaaaagtaaataagataagtaaataaataagagGATCCGAATTTTTAACATTAAACTCttcaaattaaacttttatcAACACGAGCTgatagtttaaaaaaaatcaaaaggAAATCGATTTGTAaaatttcttttctcttttattGAATTCGTTATTGCGATCACAGATCACGTAAGAAAATCTGAAAGGATCGAACTGAACGAACTCATAGTTCGCattcaaatagttttaacTAAGTAAAAAGTAGtaaataaaagtaataaaagtAATATCTGTTAGGGCAAGCTCTCAGTAGATCCAAATCCGCGTGATGCCTTGAGACCATGCGATTTGAATAATGTTGATTAGAATTGTGAACAACTGTGaaggtttttccttttttccgtttcaattGCTCCAAACTAGTTATGGGGAACACCAGTTGGTTGCCGCCGCAAGTGAAGGTCCTGGATCTGGGGACTGCTTTAGCGGTGTTGGTCCTGAGCAATCAATCAGAACTCGGAATAGACCTTTTATAAGAAACCTTTTATAGAGAACGAGACATTTTATATTTAATCACCTTTAAGTGGTACTCAAGTTGATGAAGAGTTCGGATTTTAACTGTCTCAACATGTGTAAAATTCAATAATAGGCTTTATGCGGCTTTGGTGTCTTTATTATGACGTGTTATTGGATAAACTCATAAAAAATCGATTACATCTGATCGAGCTCGCTTTGTAGAGTAACTTTGAAACAACTGTTCAAAGGTTGTAAGCGGCACAGATGACAAAAACCACGCAATAAACAACGAAAGACAAACGGTTCAGCACCAATCCAAACTTTACCCATTCGTGATTGGCGTTGCTCTCGATGGCCACGTTTCCTTTGTCGGTGAACCGGAAATGTTTGCTTCCTACTCCTACAAACGGACCGACGGCTGATGCAATTCGTTTCCAGAGGGCCGGGAGACTCGACTCGTGCTTGGATTTGGCCGTATTCAACACGACAACACTGACGATTGTACTGAACGCGGTGAGCAAAAGTGTGTTGCTAAAGAATATTACAATCAGGGGCGTGTGGCCGGAAATGGCTGGCAACAGTTGAGCAAAATAGACCAAAAATATCGTTATCATTAGCGAGATAACTCCGTTCATTACGATGCGTTCCCCGGACTGCAGCGGCAGCCAGAACACGGAAAGCGCCAGAATCATGATAACCAAGGCAGGAATCACAACGATATTGCGGTGAGTATCGGAATGGCGTTGCAGAGTCACGTTGTACGTTATATCGGGGTAGGGCTCCTTGCAGCAGGCGTAGTATGTGTCATGTCGCTCGGACACTACCTTTCCAACTATTTTCCATTCCGAGTTCTTCAGCATTATGTGACGCTAAAATACAGAAACCAACCTGTGATACCGTTGCATTGCGCCAACTTGCCAAGATTTGGTACTCACCTCCGGTTCGCCGGAAATGGTCAGGTTTAGCCTGAACCCATCGAACGTCCAGGAGCCGATCTTTATCATACACTTTTGGTAGTCGAACGGCCACATCCGCATGTTCAGCTCGCAGAACGAGTGAAACTCGGTCGGGGGAACCCACAACACTTTGCCAGTATTGTAAACCAAAACGTTCGTATCTCCGTAATGGTGATTATCGGAACCGCCGGCATTATTGTACAGCATAACATCCGGTCGCCAGACGATGGTCGGGTCCATTCTAATTACGTCCAGATTTCCATACTGTGCTGGGTCCCAGGTGAGCTTGGGGTCATTCCAGGTCTGTTAGAAAGGAACAATTTTTTATTACTAAACGACACGGGTAGAGTGTAGGACTAATGCTACGGAGCTTAAACGCGCCCAATAACTCGCTTCCCTAGTGATTGGAATATGCTGTAGTAAGTACTGTTTATTCAACTAATTTTCCGTAAAACAATTTCTCTCAAAAGTGGCAGAGTAtcataacaaaaaataaaatgacatAAATTATAAATGCCACGCGTGTCAGTAAAGTCGCAAACAGCAACCAGTCTTGTTCGGTATTTGTAGCACTCGGCACGGTGCTGTGAACTTCCTCCAAATCGTTGCCCGACTGTTCCACAATTGGTTCCTCAAGGGTTTCACACACTtcattgttgttttgctgGAAGTACACaagttgatggttttattttgtttgccggAAACTCTGAGATCCAATGGCCTTACGTAACGCTTCTTGTCAGTCGTGATCATGCAAAGAATCGCTTCGATCGAAATGATCTTCTTAACCACCGGATGAACGGGCACTTTGGACTTATTCTTAAGCATGCATTCGATGACGACAGTTAGCAGCAGACATCCACAGGACAGATAGGCACTCTGGCTGTAAAACAGCACTTCGGGTGGTTTCAAAGGACATGCACACATTAAAACGAGGCTCAATCTAACGGCTAACCGTGCCACTTACCGATCGAtggtgtgttgttggtgtaaTACGAAATGGTTTCATTGAAATGTATGAGAAACATACTCGTCACTAGCAGGTTGATAGCATTTAGGACAAGCTTTTCACCGCACGTCGGTGGTAACCAGAAACCGATTAGATTCATTAACACCAGCACACACGCCGGCGCAATGATCGTGCTACTGTAGATTGCCGAGTTTCGTTTCATCACGCAATGTAAGTGGGTCCCTTTTAGGTGCAGGCTTACGTTCTCGTCTTTATAGCCGTGCGTTTCCAGTGAAACGCTGCTCATGCTCCACATGGTACCCTGTTCGATGTTGTTCTGTGAGAATGTCAAAAAAATTATCTTAATCTTCAAACGCTTGTAGTTCCAGTGCGAGGGATTCTCACCTTCATGAGCGATACATGCACCTCCATGCCTTCCAACTCTATCCACGGAGAGAACAGCATCTTGCAGTGCTGCGTATCGAACGGCCACCTTTGCCATTGGATGGAGCATTTAGTTTGCTTTTGGAACGTATTAGTTAGCTCCAGGATGCCGTCACTCGTCACCTTTACTAGAATATTCGAAGGCTCTGCCGCCGGCGTCCAAATCACGGTTTGGTTCAAGTACAACTTCGACGTGTTTCCATACAGCATCGGTTCCCAAGCCAATCGGCTATCATTCCATTCCTTAAAGGGCAGGAACGCAAATGTTAGCAACCGAAGAAGTAAAGTTTGACGTAATCTTTGATAATGCACATCACATGGTCCAGACACGAATGCTATTAGTGGTGCAGGCATACAAGGCATGTTAGGCACTCCTGttcaaaaacacacattaCCAAGGGATTGGAAAACTTACTTTGCGATCTGAATTAATTATCTACACTTATCACCGATGCTGCGAACCGATTTAATTACCCCAAAGGGGTTGGACAGTTGTTTCAAATAACCATAATAACACCTTGTAACACACTTACGAATTTCATCCAGCCGTAGACCGAAAAGATTGATTTGAGCTCATTAATTTCCACATGGGTAATGGTGATGCTGCAAAAAAGTGAGAAAGGACTCTGATTAGCAACTGCTGGAGCTGCCGATCGGTTCGGATGTCGAACGAGTGCGAACCCTGTTTCCACGGTCGTTACGTTGTAGTACTGCGATGGACGGAGCGTCGGGTCGTAGTCTGTGAGGAGGTCCTTGCGCAAGTTGTCCGCAAAAGTCGGAGTCCATTTGGGACCTGCAATTTTGTCACCTCCGATCAGTACCACGCATTAACACGCTTGACACGCAATAAAGTGTGACCCCGGCCCGAGGATTAGCATGTAATTCCGCTGTTCGGTGTGGTTGCAAGATTATTCCGGCGGATTTAATGCCAATCAGAGCTGATGAATGGACGAGGAAGTCTCCCAAATTTCAAATCTACAAccacacaagcacacacacacacacacacacaccgagcataaatattcatcaatCAAGACGGACGACTAGCCGTGGTTTGGGCGCGGCAATCGTTGCGGTAATGGGTTCCGGCAACAATTGTGTCCACTTTAGCGGGTACCGCGTTATGATCCTTTCTTTTGCAATCCCGAAATCCTCAAGAAGGTGGTTGTTTGCACATATTTTCGGGTCAATTTTATCAATTAGAATGGAAAGCATCATATTATCACTAATTTAAATTTGGAAATTCGAAACGCTGCACTATCAGGGTTCAAACGGCCGTCCTTGGCATAGGAATCTATGGTCCGTGTAGACGAACGACCTAGGGAtgaaccacaaaccacaaacagtTCCTGGGAGTTAACTTAAATTTAGGCTAGCAAAACTTGCGGCTACACTTCACGTAGTATTTGAAAAAAGGATAGTtttgcggaacggaacccgTTTTATCTTTCCAACCACCTACCACACACTTTAATTCAGTCTCTGTCTCCATGGGGCTTTGCTTAACAACACGAGAAAACCCACTTACCTTGCCCAGCCACTGGGCCAAAGGAAAGGAATATCACGAGCCCGCTGGCCAGGAAAATTCCTTTCGCCAACCCGATGTTCACCATCTTCCGGCACACGCTTTTATCCACCCAAGAAGAACACAAGCAATAGGCACGGGGCACTGCTGCACTTTCCTTATCGGTGGTGAACTATTAATAGTGTTATCACTCCGCCGCACTTACACAGACTCACACTGGTTCTGGGCACTGGGGCTCTGCACGGTGGCCACTGCTGTTCTGCCGCCGAACGCTCGCGATCAACTAAGCTGCGGCTTCGGCCGGAGGATGTTTTTATGCGCCCAAGCATTAAAAGCACATAACACACAATTCACAGCATCCCGGCGCGGTTCCGCGCGATGATAAAAGAGCCGCCGTGCCCTTGTCCCGCCGCAGCCGGAGCCGTCATTGCCGTCCGTCGAACGGCAAATCGGCTGAATTATGCTCCGGCAGCCGTTTCTaatgcccggcccggctgtgGGTTGTCGCCCGGTTAAGATTGGTCGTGATTTCGAGATGCGATGAATAGAGGGGACCACATTAACTGACCGCGTGACCGAGCGGGACCGCTTTTCTGCAATCTAATCCACTCCAGCCAAGACTCCGGGGCAACTTAGTTGTTTGTCTGGAGCCTGGAGTCACTGGGAACTCTGTTGTGCTCGTAGCGTAAGGTCCACTTCAAACGAGGTAATTGATTTACGGCGCTTGCTGAAAGTGGTACACAATGCTCTTCCCCGCTAGACTGTGGCGCAAAAACGAGCATCGGACACTATTGGTGTTTATgacactgatgatgatgatgataatgctGATCGTCCCTAGGAAGGAGAGCATTCGAAACAGAACAGAGAACCGGGAGCCAGATTAATCGTGGCGGCTGCGCCGAGGGTAGAACATCGCGCGATAAAACGATAAAGGGTATTTAAGGGATCAGGCGTTGTTTCGGCGGCACTGGCGATCGAAACTTCCGTGCGCCCCTCCAGTGACAGTGACCTTATGCCGGTGTGATGGGGAGCGCTTCCCGCTATTATTTCTATTTGTTCCGGCCGCTCGCGTAATGGAACGTGGAACGTGCGGCGGTTTCGTTTTTGAGCTCGAATCCGTTTAAGTGCCGCCCCCGGGGAAGGGTGTCGCAACGGTGACCCAGTGTCGGACGAGACACTTACGGCATTTTCTACTCTCAACCGGAACGCCAGTAACACCTTTCGGAGCGCATGTGGCCGATTCAATTCGCCTAAGCAGAGGTTATGGAAACAtttcacttttacttttattctATCACTAAGTTGTACTCCTAAGAACTTTTAGCAGAACGCCTGACACTTTGCTCGTGTGACTTACTCGCGACATCGTATAGCTTCTATAAGGACCTCTTAGTAGCACCTACTTGCCCAGTAGGTCATTGGCGGGGGGGCCGACCGCTAGCGGAGATGGGCATCCGTGTACGTTAACGTACCGACCCGACTGGAATCCGACGGGAGTGTGGACTCTATCACGGACCCCGACCCGGACGGGGTGCCGTGGCCAAAAGGAACGAGCTGATTACAGTATGTGGCACTGCTGTACGGTGGCCAGTTCGACAGAGAGCTGCTTGCTGtgtcgttgttgctgctggactTAGATGCCGTCGGGCTGCCGCCGGATGCGGcaaacggctgctgctgtgctgtcgAAGGCCCTGTCTCGGCCGCTGAGGGTGCAGAAACCGACTGCGTTGGCTGCGATTTCATCGAGGACGTTGACGCCGGGCTGGAGTTGAAGGAGCCGCAGGAGAGGGCGGCATGTgctgtgccggtgccggcgtcAGTCAGCTGGGCCTGTGCCTGGCACGCGGCCATCAAGCCGTGGAAGTCAAATTTGTAGGTGTACCGCTTGCCCTGCACTTTTGTCATGATGTTTTTATCGTAATAGTATCTGGCGGCCAGAGAAGgcaagaaagcgaaagaaagggaCCAGAACGGTTAGCACTGCGAACTGATTATTGGCGCGTAGCGGTGCGTTCGAATTCCCACGCTGCCTGCGCTGATGGTTCGAAGATTTTTGCGCAATGATTCACGCGGCCCGCGGCATACTTGGGATGCCGCGCTCTTCCTGTTTTGGGTGGGCTCGCGCACATATCGAAATCAGAAGCACAAAAGGAacgagcaaaagaaaagcgaacgaacgaagagaCGTAACCGCAAACCCGAGAAgcaaacacacgccacacgccggaATTTGCCACATTTCCCGAATCGACCCGACGGCCACCGagaggccaggccaggccagttGCTCTCACCTGAGGGCCCGACTCAGCTTGTCGTAATTCATGTTGGGTTTGGCTTTTCGCTCTCCCCACCGCCGAGCCACCTCATCCGGGTCCGTTAGTTTGAATTCGCCTattaaatgatgaaatgaCCACGTTACAGGGTTTTAGTAAGAGGTGACAAGGGAATTTGAATCTACTGAAGAACCACTTACCATTAGTTCCTTCCCATGAGATGAAAGCGGCATTGGAGGAGTCGGCCAACATTTCGAGCAAAAATTG
It includes:
- the LOC128274862 gene encoding ATP synthase subunit g, mitochondrial: MASLANKGSSLVSTLMAQARPKLNVFMKYAKVELTPPSPGDIPAIRDGIARIVSGARTGAWKNLTVREAWLNTLITMEVCFWFYAGECIGKRHLVGYEV
- the LOC128274861 gene encoding tubulin-specific chaperone C, with the translated sequence MDDLIDNGMLVGKEKITEILNRRHKEREVQIQAAKLERQKDSECTEALQYFETSFEEKAAQIRNTLASIAGSDRKAEMFADTQNDIYDLQRYLSSSTFFLNEYHIKVCQNTINELGKQLDTLRNELMPKKKFGFKTKKIVKMINEKEGIGSEDKQSKQSVGSSCEDHIKWTFSSRTNQCIELPVALVNDQTVTASRLKNCLIRIAGHPGSLQFAQLENCLVICGPTARSIFLDDCVECKFVVACQQLRCHRSRTCDLYLNVTSRAIIEDCKGIRVAKYNYHYQGIEEDFKQSGLDLSSNNWNVLDDFNWLSTDKPSPNWELLPNANIIPDWSSYIRSFSHKHSLASVDN
- the LOC128274865 gene encoding uncharacterized protein LOC128274865 → MYVWIKSAAYLVVFGGLGYVLLELTKPSEDKLKQLRYSTNAEEKSKKALFMKKLEDASKDEPIYLKKKTDQ
- the LOC128274863 gene encoding uncharacterized protein LOC128274863, translating into MLEKKARPGYKKIIKNFAKTLFVIEAVLFGFSYAGWYRLNTNREFRYYIKENYPSVLEAYYQIGETFSGDKAIRAYDESIWQQEQHTKNTKNHNQ
- the LOC128274374 gene encoding neuronal acetylcholine receptor subunit alpha-7-like, with protein sequence MVNIGLAKGIFLASGLVIFLSFGPVAGQGPKWTPTFADNLRKDLLTDYDPTLRPSQYYNVTTVETGITITHVEINELKSIFSVYGWMKFTWNDPKLTWDPAQYGNLDVIRMDPTIVWRPDVMLYNNAGGSDNHHYGDTNVLVYNTGKVLWVPPTEFHSFCELNMRMWPFDYQKCMIKIGSWTFDGFRLNLTISGEPERHIMLKNSEWKIVGKVVSERHDTYYACCKEPYPDITYNVTLQRHSDTHRNIVVIPALVIMILALSVFWLPLQSGERIVMNGVISLMITIFLVYFAQLLPAISGHTPLIVIFFSNTLLLTAFSTIVSVVVLNTAKSKHESSLPALWKRIASAVGPFVGVGSKHFRFTDKGNVAIESNANHEWVKFGLVLNRLSFVVYCVVFVICAAYNL
- the LOC128271168 gene encoding DNA-binding protein D-ETS-6-like — translated: MHHDGDSSWSASEGAKTTEDRDSSDDEDSEIYVPKDPLEWDAEHVTAWVLWVSKKFEIYPPIEPARFPKSGQEISQFTKADFWVCGGSKAGGDTLAKHFSHLLHAGTGVDNRQLASTAEPEPYQLLNAASHRLVSQGGQIQLWQFLLEMLADSSNAAFISWEGTNGEFKLTDPDEVARRWGERKAKPNMNYDKLSRALRYYYDKNIMTKVQGKRYTYKFDFHGLMAACQAQAQLTDAGTGTAHAALSCGSFNSSPASTSSMKSQPTQSVSAPSAAETGPSTAQQQPFAASGGSPTASKSSSNNDTASSSLSNWPPYSSATYCNQLVPFGHGTPSGSGSVIESTLPSDSSRVGTLTYTDAHLR